The sequence GTGATGATCGGCAGCGCCCCTGCAAAACCGGCATCCTGGGATGGAGACGTTGGTTTGGACATGGTGGTTCTCCGCAAAAATTAGAATTCGAGTGGAATGACTTTCTTGACGGAAGCCAGGCCCCGAAGCTCTTCGATGACAGGAGCAGGGATGGGCGTGTCGGTGCAGAGAAAAATGATGTTCCGGTTTCCCTCTTCCTCCTGGCCGACCTGCATCCTGCCGATGTTGATCTGATTTTTTCCCAGACTGGTCCCGATTTCTCCGATGGAGCCCGGCCTGTCCACATTGTGAATCAGCGCCAGATGCCCCTTGGGGATCATCTCGAGCCGGAAGGTGTTGATCCGGACGATCCGCGAATCGGTCTTCCCGAACAAGGTTCCCGCAACGGTGTTGGTCATCTCGGATGTGACGCATTTCATCGTGATCAGGTTCATGTAGTCTTCGGATTCGGCGCTGGTCGTCTCGGAAAACTTGATGCCGCGATCCTTTGCGATCAGGCGTGCATTGACGAAGTTGACATCGTCCTTGACCACAGGAGCAAGAAGGGCGCGAAGGGCGGCCGTTGCCACAGGGCTCATGTCCATCCCCTGGAAATCTCCGGCAAAGGCGATTTCCACTTCCTTGAGCGGGCCATGGATGAGCTGGGATTGCAGTTTGCCGATCTGCTCTCCCAGGGAGAGAAACGGCGACAACCTCCTGAGAAGTTCGCCCGTGATCGAAGGCACGTTGACCGCGTTTCGGATGGTGCCGTTTTGCAGATAATCGATAATCTGCTCGGCAATGGCCACAGCCACATTGGTCTGTGCTTCGAGGGTGGAGGCGCCCAGATGCGGTGTGCAGATCAGATGATCCAGCTCGAACAGGGGGGACTGACCCGGAGGCTCCGTTTCGAATACATCGAGGGCTGCGCCGGCGA comes from Desulfatirhabdium butyrativorans DSM 18734 and encodes:
- the serA gene encoding phosphoglycerate dehydrogenase encodes the protein MKKVLVSDNLGEAGIELFRNAAGIAVDVKTGLKPDELKAIIGEYDALVIRSATKVTADVIDAAKNLKVIGRAGIGLDNVDIQTATKHGVIVMNTPGGNVVTTAEHAIALMMAMTRNIPQGTASLKAGKWEKKNLQGREICGKTLGVIGYGKIGSIVADRARGLKMRVIVYDPYVTKELIEKAGFEAVSLETLYQSADFITVHVPKLKDTIGFLNKAAFEKMKPGVMIINCARGGIVNEADLYEAMRSGKVAGAALDVFETEPPGQSPLFELDHLICTPHLGASTLEAQTNVAVAIAEQIIDYLQNGTIRNAVNVPSITGELLRRLSPFLSLGEQIGKLQSQLIHGPLKEVEIAFAGDFQGMDMSPVATAALRALLAPVVKDDVNFVNARLIAKDRGIKFSETTSAESEDYMNLITMKCVTSEMTNTVAGTLFGKTDSRIVRINTFRLEMIPKGHLALIHNVDRPGSIGEIGTSLGKNQINIGRMQVGQEEEGNRNIIFLCTDTPIPAPVIEELRGLASVKKVIPLEF